A genomic window from Sulfurospirillum multivorans DSM 12446 includes:
- a CDS encoding radical SAM protein — translation MKSSWQRIVFEEHPIYVHRHSADWFVPNASADALLQSAEKSLAYEQLKHRISEPNPLHYRPKPSSKTALHEFWIHLTNRCNLSCTHCLFSSSPTEKDTLSCETIALHVNEAYALGCRLFIISGGEPLVHPELLALVELILALSDTEVVILTNGMLLEKIFTCKDFPTSRLHFQISLDGLPKEHDAIRGHGSFEKLERNILWLQKAGYSFSLSVCLHPLNIQSLEAIVALTCELKAGHLHFLWYFSRGRGENEGLIAHDTLFNALINAYQKAQKLGLVIDNFEALKTQIFAPKGTVHDGSSSGRSSIALGYDGHFYPSAAMVGEGELLMEGKSIAEALESRVAKDIASQSITALSSPLRFLLGGGDLDHSFSHAKTFMGDDPYEPLLEKLALWLITEEAKRFEPLHVKPALCLEMGDILQSCGENEGVAHTHANCLLATGESESLRLVKAFYHDAALEDKESILNPACYEEQYLSHIPAHLRFRGYGCGSPILDAKLKMGESMLDLGSGRGIECFIASKLVGKSGRIVGVDMLDSMLKIARSGAQEVAQSLGYNNLAFAKGYLEALPEEEGSFDVITSNCVLNLSSHKRKLFAEIFRVLKKGGRLVVSDVICDEEASALIRNDAKLSGECIGGALTQAHLLGLLRESGFENIALIKRFFYREVQGHTFYSLTFEAYKPSEQKRIEVIYKGVGESLALENGITLFKGIKTRIDEALAKRLENELFLLDEKGNVTNQEGQSCCCATPPEAKSSLLLTPKPMAKVSFSVTPKQNHNCMVCSSELVYEATLQEATCYYCGSVSHQSVTCKEGHYVCDACHAKEALAVIEHICATSKERDMLKLFQQIREHPSIPKHGPEHHAMVPAIIVTAYKNSGGKVSESALKTAISRGSSIMGGACGFLGICGAASGVGIGFAILLESSPVAKKARSSAQKVTYAVLGKIAEYEAARCCHREVWTALNIASSLSETFLHVKLLAEMKTKCDQKKFNQYCYGKECPIF, via the coding sequence TCTTAGCTGTACGCACTGCCTTTTTAGCTCTTCGCCCACCGAAAAAGACACGCTAAGTTGCGAGACCATAGCTTTACATGTAAACGAAGCGTACGCCCTTGGCTGTCGGCTTTTTATCATCAGCGGTGGCGAGCCGTTGGTGCATCCTGAACTGTTGGCGTTGGTAGAGTTGATTTTAGCACTCAGCGACACCGAAGTAGTCATCTTGACCAATGGCATGTTGCTTGAAAAAATCTTTACATGTAAAGATTTCCCCACATCACGACTGCACTTTCAAATCAGCCTTGATGGTCTGCCTAAAGAGCATGACGCCATTCGAGGGCATGGGAGTTTTGAGAAGTTGGAGCGAAACATCCTTTGGCTTCAAAAAGCGGGTTACTCGTTCTCTTTATCTGTTTGTTTGCATCCACTGAATATTCAGAGTTTAGAAGCCATTGTGGCGTTGACATGCGAACTCAAAGCAGGGCATCTGCATTTCTTATGGTATTTCTCGCGCGGACGTGGTGAAAATGAGGGATTGATAGCGCATGACACGCTTTTTAATGCACTGATTAATGCCTATCAAAAAGCGCAAAAATTAGGGCTTGTCATCGACAATTTTGAAGCGCTAAAAACGCAAATCTTCGCCCCAAAAGGAACGGTACACGACGGCTCTAGCTCAGGACGTAGTTCCATCGCTTTAGGCTACGATGGGCATTTTTATCCCAGTGCGGCGATGGTTGGAGAGGGTGAACTTTTGATGGAAGGAAAGAGCATCGCTGAAGCGCTTGAAAGTAGGGTGGCTAAGGACATTGCGTCGCAGTCCATCACAGCACTCTCTTCTCCACTTCGTTTTTTACTCGGTGGCGGCGACTTAGACCACAGCTTTTCTCATGCCAAAACGTTTATGGGCGATGACCCGTATGAACCGCTTTTGGAAAAGCTTGCATTGTGGCTGATAACAGAGGAAGCGAAGCGGTTTGAGCCTTTACATGTAAAGCCTGCTTTGTGTTTGGAAATGGGCGACATCTTGCAGAGTTGTGGTGAGAATGAGGGTGTGGCGCATACCCATGCGAATTGTCTGCTTGCCACGGGTGAGAGCGAGTCGTTGCGTTTGGTTAAAGCCTTTTACCATGATGCGGCGTTAGAGGACAAGGAAAGCATACTTAACCCTGCGTGCTATGAAGAGCAGTACCTTTCGCACATTCCTGCACACTTGCGCTTTCGAGGATACGGCTGTGGCAGTCCTATCTTAGATGCGAAACTCAAAATGGGTGAATCAATGCTAGATTTGGGTTCTGGCAGAGGCATTGAGTGTTTTATCGCCTCAAAACTTGTAGGAAAAAGTGGGCGTATTGTCGGGGTCGATATGCTGGATTCCATGCTGAAAATCGCGCGAAGTGGGGCGCAAGAGGTGGCACAAAGTCTGGGCTACAACAACCTCGCCTTTGCCAAAGGCTACCTTGAAGCATTGCCAGAGGAAGAAGGGAGTTTTGATGTCATCACCTCCAACTGTGTGCTCAACCTTTCGAGTCACAAACGCAAACTTTTTGCAGAAATCTTTCGCGTACTTAAAAAGGGTGGAAGGCTCGTGGTCTCCGATGTCATCTGCGATGAAGAGGCAAGTGCGCTCATCCGCAACGACGCGAAACTGAGCGGTGAGTGCATCGGTGGCGCACTGACACAAGCGCATCTTTTAGGACTGCTTCGTGAGAGTGGGTTTGAGAACATTGCGCTTATCAAACGCTTTTTTTACCGTGAAGTACAAGGGCATACCTTTTATTCGCTCACCTTTGAAGCATACAAACCAAGTGAGCAAAAGAGGATCGAAGTCATCTACAAAGGTGTGGGCGAGAGCCTTGCCTTGGAAAATGGTATCACTCTTTTTAAAGGCATCAAAACACGCATTGATGAGGCTTTGGCAAAGCGGTTGGAAAATGAACTATTTTTGCTAGATGAGAAGGGAAATGTTACCAACCAAGAGGGGCAGAGTTGTTGTTGTGCGACACCGCCTGAGGCGAAATCAAGTCTTTTATTGACTCCAAAACCAATGGCAAAAGTTTCGTTTAGCGTAACGCCTAAGCAGAATCATAACTGCATGGTCTGCTCCTCGGAGCTTGTGTATGAGGCGACATTGCAAGAAGCCACGTGCTACTACTGCGGAAGTGTGAGTCATCAAAGCGTTACATGTAAAGAGGGGCATTATGTCTGCGATGCGTGTCATGCGAAAGAGGCGTTGGCGGTCATTGAACACATCTGTGCAACATCCAAAGAGCGCGATATGCTTAAATTATTTCAACAAATCCGAGAGCATCCAAGTATCCCAAAACACGGGCCAGAACATCATGCAATGGTGCCTGCTATCATCGTAACTGCGTATAAAAACAGCGGTGGAAAAGTGAGTGAGAGTGCGCTTAAAACCGCGATTTCAAGAGGTTCTAGCATTATGGGTGGTGCGTGTGGATTTTTGGGTATCTGCGGTGCGGCAAGTGGTGTGGGCATCGGTTTTGCCATTCTTTTAGAGTCTTCACCCGTTGCCAAAAAAGCGCGCTCCTCTGCTCAAAAAGTAACGTACGCCGTGCTAGGTAAAATAGCCGAATACGAAGCGGCGCGCTGTTGCCACAGGGAAGTCTGGACAGCGCTCAACATCGCTTCGTCGCTCTCCGAAACGTTTTTACATGTAAAGCTTTTGGCTGAGATGAAAACGAAATGCGATCAGAAGAAATTTAACCAGTATTGCTACGGAAAAGAGTGTCCGATCTTTTAA